DNA sequence from the Antedon mediterranea chromosome 7, ecAntMedi1.1, whole genome shotgun sequence genome:
gggcagtaggactgtGTTTGACCGCCAAATATGGTCtggtcttacaaatatatggtgcgcaaaatgagtcataatgtatatgTCATTCAAAAAAGGTCATGATTAgccattattaatattatttaagacTACGGGGTTTCATTTGTtactttaatattataaattaagcctgtttttttaattaacattattagtagcaactcatcaataattagtactTTTGTTTATAGGCTTTTTGTGTACAATATATCTGGTTTTAATCCactttgttcttttgttttaacattattCATTCCTCCATGATGTTAACAACAATTTAATTCATTATtgatttatggttaatcaattcaatacaaacattataaaacaattataccaatattgattaggcctagGAAGAAAAAAGGActcatcatcataaaataacattttgggCCCGAACCATATTTGTCGTGACAGGCCCTTggaaaataaacttaaaaccttaagatatagtattgcaatactttacaaatactgtaaatataagtattaaatataaaagtatcaaatcgcaaatgttttactgtatttagtggtattattaattttataggcctataaaacatataaatattttgttactgagtggataaagaatatatttaaacattgttcttctttgtacccatccttttcccatccctcaaccctaatgttacatacaaaacacaaattgggtttgtttaaatgagtcaaaAATTTGGaatcattttgtgacaagtttctttttcggaagtaattcccaaggtgctaattttagttgactacataaatcatcgtgtctatttattcgatTCTGTAAATGACAATGTagtatagtcctgcggtacatacatttgaaatcgccagtttttttacgctgaaattactgtgtattcgagaaccatctgtgggcacgacctagatggtacacGAGCGAAGCTAATTGCCTACATCcattaattgaaattgtttttcaACTACTAGTTTGTTGATTGGTAAAGTATACCGACCTTTCCTCGACTATTTGTttcaatgaaaataaaataatattagatATCCCTACATTCAATTTTATAGCGAAGTTTTATAATCAAGGCGTGACAGAGCGAGCGTCTCAATGGAACAGTCCTAACTGACGCTATTAATATACACGACATTGTGGCTTACTTTAAAAGGTTTGTATCGTTAAAATTAGAATTGGCAGTTTTACCAATGAAACTTGACTGCTGTAgatttacttttttaaagattttttaaatcatgAAATTCGACGCAATTCTTGAATGCATTGGTAGTTTCGGAACATATCAGAAGCGTATACTTTTCAGTGTTTGTCTGGTATGGCTTCATTGCTCTTTTCATCAATTCGGTCAGGTTTTCTTAGCAGCTAATGTTGACTTCTGGTGCACAACATCGGAGTTCGAAGAGCTAGAATGCCCGGCATCCTGGAATCTAACAGAAAACCGATGCAGTGATGCAAAGTACTCTTTTTTGGCGCCCAGTGATGGCGAAGGCTGTTCTAAATTTACTAATGTTACAGTTGATACGTTTCTAAGCGGAGGAGAGCCAACCGATGGCTGGCCTGTTGGCTCATGCCACGAATGGGTGTACGATACACAGCAGTATAAATCAACAATCATACAAGAGGTAAAAGAGTTAAAACTAGTATTTTATACTATTCATTATTTTCTGATAAATCATTCTACCATGGGTATATGTCGATTACCTACTATTACTGTTTATACCAAAGTTACGAAACTTGACGTTCTGTTCTGAAGAATCTGTTTTTAGATTTACACTTTTTTATCTTCGGCATCAAttctaatttttgtttaatgtatCTTACAATCTTTTTGCTTTTGATTTAAATAAGAGAGATTTTGGTAAAGTAGCAGTTTTGTTTTCGGAAATAGGCCTTGATGTAAATTACAATCAttgagtatttatttattattcaatctGTGATTAAGGTTTGGAATTTAGTCGGTGCTTTTTCTTCTTAATTactatgttttgtatttatcaTAGTGGAATCTTGTCTGTGACGACAAAACAAAACCTGCAATCGCGCAGTCAATTTTCTTCTTGGGTGTTTTAGTTGGATCATTCTGTATTGGTGCAATGGCAGACAGGTAGGCAGTTATAGTTAGAACTATAAATTATTGGAACTAAATAGATAATTTAAGACATATTGAATTATTAATGTCACTTTTATACATctttatttgttcatgttttgaaggcaatacatctttaacgatTACATTTTGCTTATTTAGGTTAGGTAGAAAACCAATGTTCTTTGCGTCATTGGCAACACAGTGTATATTTGGTTTTGCTACGTCATTCTCCACTTCATACGCCATGTTTACTTGCCTAAGATTTGTCGTTGGAGTCGCTAATATTGGAGTTTTTATGAATGCCTATATTCTATGtaagtttttttaataataactttaaGATTATTTTGTAACATCAAGTTGAACAGGAACTGATATACCGGTAGCATAATGTTGAATAAACAACATTTATCTATTTGGTCCAGTTCAAGCCACAAATACACCTTCCACATGCGATAATTGTTGGTCTTTCAGGTACTGAATGGGTTGGACCTTCCTATAGGAAGTACGTAATTGTCTATTCATCGACATTGTGGGCAGTTGGTCAAATGGTTTTGGCTTTCTTGGCTTTTCTGATCCCGAGATGGCGGATACTACAATTGGTAATCTCACTGTGGGGTGTCGTCTTTTTAGCCTTAATTCCGTAGGTTGATTTCATAATTAAGGCTGCCAAGTTGATTCATACAAATCATACACCAGGTTCCTCTTCTGAGCCAGATAACTCTCTCTATTCCCGTGCTAACGGTTCTTTACTAATTACCAAAGTACAAAACGTTAACTCGTACACACTTTCTCTCGACTTTCATTGTTAATCATAGGCTTAGGGCCTACAACTTGATAGTTATGATTCTTTGTTTAACCATCGTAACGTTTGAAAATAAATTCCAGTATAATATAACTATCGATATTCCACGACATAAATTGTTGAGTTTTAATCATGTCCTACCTTGTCAAATCTCTAACGGTACTTGACCTTTTGTCCCAATATTTTTGGAAAACATCTTAATTttatagaagaaaaaaaatcattggcATGGTTCTTATTGTAATTTGTTTAGTTTTACACCAGAATCTGCAAGATGGCTAATCATGGAAGGGAGATTGAAGGAGGCCAAGGCTGCAATTGACAAAGCTGCTAAAACAAATTGCATTAAAATGACGCAAAACATCTTCGAGGATGATGCTGATGAAAGTAATGAGGTAACTTTAATTGGTCATTCTTGAATACTTATGTCCAGTTATGTAGTGAATGAGTATAAGATATTTGTGCCAGATGATgtctgtattattaaaataagaaatgagTAAGAATCGTACGTAATAAAGAGATTAGAATATGCAGGCCTAAGGTATGAGAAAGAATTTGAATGTTGTAAATGatgaataatacagtataatattattataaaaatgagAAATGTGTTGGAATGGTAAGGcagaaatatttttgttttagattTAGGACTAATTGAACGTtaattaattcaaatataaaaaaagtgaacattttttatttaagtcACTAccaagaatttaaaaaaaagggatGGGCAAAGTTTTGTTCCTTTAAAAGCCTTAATGTTATATGTTATTACAAATACTGTAGTTGGTTCATGAGCAAACAATAACCTATGACTCGACGCAAGTTTTGAAAACGGCACGTAGGCATACGGTACTGTATTTGGCAGAAATGCGCATGCAAACATTTTCCATTTTtgcttaggcctatttatttcttTGTCATATTGAATATCACATTGCACatttagtatacaaataattaattgttattgGTTCAATGGTGAtgctattttttattatcaccaaaatgtaaatataataataatattaataataaaaatcattatGGTGCCATGGAGATCattgattataatatattatacaaaggGCTAGCCCGAAGCTCTGCTgttttttctggctgttttattttatcgcTTTTTGCttactttattttcatttcatttcattatttatttggtctattt
Encoded proteins:
- the LOC140054133 gene encoding organic cation transporter protein-like, giving the protein MKFDAILECIGSFGTYQKRILFSVCLVWLHCSFHQFGQVFLAANVDFWCTTSEFEELECPASWNLTENRCSDAKYSFLAPSDGEGCSKFTNVTVDTFLSGGEPTDGWPVGSCHEWVYDTQQYKSTIIQEWNLVCDDKTKPAIAQSIFFLGVLVGSFCIGAMADRLGRKPMFFASLATQCIFGFATSFSTSYAMFTCLRFVVGVANIGVFMNAYILCTEWVGPSYRKYVIVYSSTLWAVGQMVLAFLAFLIPRWRILQLVISLWGVVFLALIPFTPESARWLIMEGRLKEAKAAIDKAAKTNCIKMTQNIFEDDADESNEDQKPKGNNAIVGLFKTPNMRRKTLSLMFVWFVASFVYYGLSLSTSGLGVNDYLAFFIGGAVIIPGRILLVFALDIIGRRHSLFWSMLIGGIGCILTLWTPIGTWTITTAMIGKFCLSFAFSALYVFSAELFPTPVRSTGLGLSSTSARVGGVIAPLILELQRVWSPLPYLLFGCLSIAGGFLTLTLPETNGMQLPETLKEGEDFKLSNSRSNRIV